The sequence below is a genomic window from Candidatus Brocadiia bacterium.
CTTGAGGTATTCCATGACTTCCAGACTGATTTTATCTATCCGGCGATGGAACTGCTTATTGTAAATATCCAGGAAGTGCTGGACTAATAGAGGGATATCTTCGCGCCTTTGGCGCAGAGGAGGAACGACCACGGGCACGACGTTTACCCGGTAATAAAGGTCTTCTCGGAACTGACCTTTTTTTATCATCTCCTTGAGGTCGACGTTGGTGGCAGCGATAATCCGGACATCGACCGGCAGGGGCCGCATGGCGCCGACCCGCTCAATGACCCGTTCCTGGAGTACCCGGAGCAGTTTGCCCTGGAGCTCGATCGGCAACGCACTTAATTCATCCAGAAAGATGGTTCCGCGATGGGCGATTTCGAATTTACCCAACCGGCGGGACGCGGCGCTGGTGAATGAGCCTTTTTCGTGGCCGAACAGTTCACTTTCAATCAAGTCTTTGGGTATAGCCACGCAGTTGACGGCCACAAAGGGTCCTTCCCGTCGGTCGCTGGCGTTATGGATGGCGTTGGCCACCAGTTCCTTGCCCGTGCCGCTTTCGCCGATAATCAGCGCCGTGGCGTCGTTGTTGGCCAGTTTGTCGATGAGGCTTAAAACATCACGCATCGCCTGGCTCTGGCCGATGAGCACCTTGGGCCGGTCGGCTTCCTGCATCCGCCGGTAACGGACCTCGTTGAGCAGCTGCATCCGCTCGATAGCATTTTTGACCACGATGAACATCTGGTCTACATCAAACGGTTTTATCAGGTAGTCGAAGGCGCCGAGCTTCATGGCCTCGACGCCGCTGGCCGCCGAATTGTCGGCCGTGAGCATGACCACTTCAATGGCCGGGTTGAATTCTTTCACCTTTTTCAAAACTTCAGTGCCCCTTATGTCAGGCAAGCCGATGTCCAAAATCACCAGTTGGATATTAAACTTATTCAGAGCCTCCATGGTTTCTTTGCCGTTGGCGGCTGAAACAAACTGATACGAACCATCGAAAACTATTTTTAGGCTGCTGATAACGCTGGCGTCATCATCCACGGCCAGGATACAGGGTAAATGACTGGTCATTTTTTAACTCCTTAGCGGTAACTTAATAATAAAAGTAGCCCCCTGATTTTCCTTACTGGTGACTTCAATGATGCCCTGATGCTGTTCGATAATTTCCTTGCAGATGGCCAATCCCAGCCCCAGACCGGAAGCCTTAGATGTATGAAATGGCTCGAAGACATTAGCCAGCTGGGTTTGATTCATTCCGCAGCCGCTATCAGCGAAACTCATTTTCACCATCTCCGACCAGCCCGACTGGACGGACGGACACATTTTAATATCGATATTGAAATTGCCGCCTTTGGGCATGGCGTCCAGCGCATTCTGTATCAGGTTAATGACCACCTGCTTGATTTTGTCAACATCAAGCATGGTCGCAACATTATCCGGTTCACAATAGATATTCACGACCACATTCTGCTGGGATATTTTTTCGCTGAATAGATCAAGACAGCTCTGGACCAATGGCCGGAGGCCGTAGCTGGCCAGGTTGAGCTTGTGTTCTCCCGAAAAGTTGGTCATGGTCGTAAGCATTTTTTCCAGCCGGGCCATTTCCTGGGGCACGGTCTGCTGAAACTGTTCAATGAACTTCTCGTCCTGATAACGCCTGGGCAATAGTTGGATGAACGTCTTCAGGGCCACCAGCGGATGACGCAGCTCATGGGCAATCTTGGACGTGGCGATGCCGATATTGGAAAGCTTTTCCACCCGCCGGGCCTTCTTGAGTTTCTGGATCATCAGGTTAAATGAGTTGAGCAGCTGGCCAACCTCGTCGTGGCGCGGTGATTCTATGAACTGGTCAAGGTCTCCGGCGGCAACACTGCCGGTAACGACAATCAATTTCTTTATCGGACGAACAATCCAGTTGGCAATCACCAAGCTGAGTAAGGCCGCGCAGAGTATGGCGCCGACAATTATAATAATCGCATTTTGCTGCATAGCTATTGAAAAGGCATAGGCCTCATTGACCGGCTGGCGGATAATCAGTCCCCAGCCAAAGGGATTGACCGAAGCGTAAGCGCTCAGCCATCGTTTGACGGTATCTTTATAGTTCGGCTGCCTGTGAAGTTGCAACCGACTATACCCGGCAGTACTTTCACAAACTGCCGGAGTATCCGAGCTTTCCTCAAGACTGCCGCTTGCTCCTTGGAGTACCGACTGGACCGCCTTGGAATTCTTAAGGTTTTCTCCTTGATAAACGCGTTTTTCCTCATTATGCACCAGAGTATAGCCCTGATCGTCAACCAGGAAAGCCTGGCCGCCGCCCAGTTTTATCTCATCTATTATTTTCCAGATACCACTTAGTTTGACCTCGGCCATAAGCATGCCGGATAAATTATTCAGCCTCTTTAGCGGAACGCCTAAAGTAATGTAGGGAAAATGTTCAGGCGAGAAATAGACCTTTGACACGGCCGTTTTGGACCCAGCCATGATATCCCGATAAACGGCGCTGGCTAAATAGTTATTGGCGGTTTTATCCAGATCCGAAGAAACGGTTTCCATGCCAGCGCCATCGACAATGACCACCCGCTCAAACCAGGCCGGATAATCGGTAATCATCCGGTAAAGCATGACCCGCTGGGTATCCTTATCACTCATAGCGACGGATTCCATAATCTCCGCAGTATTTACCAGGATAGCTTGCGGTTTCTCGACGTAGTCACTCAAGTGCCGGGCCGTCCGTCGGGTCAGCGCTTCGTAATCCCTTAATACCGAATTGGTGACTGCCTGCCGGCTGGAATTGATCAATAAATATCCCAATAGAATCAAGGCAATGGTTAAAATGAAGGCAAAGACTAATCCGATTTGCTGCCAGATTTTCCCGGGTACCAATGACAGTAATAATCGCTTGAATGCCACTTAAAAAGCCCTTTCGCCGTCGCCTGCACGGCAATATTAATTAAGTGGCATTAGCCTACAATTCAGTTTTGTTCCTGTCAATGATAACAAAACTTATAGCCGGCTGTTATCAGGCAAAAGTGCCGTCAAACTGCCAGAGTACAACGCATAACTACCGCCTACAAGGCGCCGCGTTCGTAATCCATTTTGAGCAGTTGCGGGAATATCCGCTTGTAGTAATCTATTTCGCAGGCCGGTTTGGAATAGTCGGAATGCTTCAATTGGGCCATCAACCGGCACCCGCCGCCGCACATGGGCATATAAACGCACTCGGAACAGCTCTTCCAGGGCTTGAGCTCGTTGAATTCCTCCAGCCGTTGGTTGGGTTTGGCCTGACGAACGTTGCCTATGGAGAACTGCGGACGGCCCACGAAACCCTCGCACTTATAGATATCGCCGTGCGGGTCTATGACCACGGTTGAATCGTCCTGGGTCATCGGGCAGGTGGTCACCACCGCCGCCGAGTCAACCTTGTATCCGCGGGCGATAGTCTCCTTTTGCAGTTTCAACGCTTCTTCGGACAAATCACTGGACAACGAATGACAGCCGACCATCTCAACCGACAAATTGGCATCGTTATTATCGCCCATACGGGCCACCACCGGCGCGAACAACACCCGCTGTATCTTCCCGGCCCAGCCTTTGGCGTCCATAAAATCCAGCAGCTTCCGGAAACTGTCCAGGTTATCACGGTCGAAGTTGCCGCCGATTTCCACGCCAACCTTGTCGATAATCGAATCAATCTTGGCCACGATGGAATCAAACGAGCCGCGCCCGTTGATGAACGGCCGACGCCGATCGTGATGTTCCCGGTCGCCGTCCAGCGTCACCCGCAGGCTGGTCAAACCGTAGCCGGTCAAGCGTTCTATCAGGTCCTTATCAATCAGCGAACCGTTGGTTATCATCCCGAAACTGAACCTCAGGCACTGCTCCCTGGCCCAGGCATTAAGCACACCGGCGATGTGGAGAATCGCCTTTGGGTTCATCAGCGGCTCGCCGCCGTAAAACATCAGGCGCACGTCCCGGACGCGTTTCTCGATTGCCTTGTTCTTAATCCAGTCAATCACGCCCTGCATGGTCTCGCCA
It includes:
- a CDS encoding sigma-54 dependent transcriptional regulator yields the protein MTSHLPCILAVDDDASVISSLKIVFDGSYQFVSAANGKETMEALNKFNIQLVILDIGLPDIRGTEVLKKVKEFNPAIEVVMLTADNSAASGVEAMKLGAFDYLIKPFDVDQMFIVVKNAIERMQLLNEVRYRRMQEADRPKVLIGQSQAMRDVLSLIDKLANNDATALIIGESGTGKELVANAIHNASDRREGPFVAVNCVAIPKDLIESELFGHEKGSFTSAASRRLGKFEIAHRGTIFLDELSALPIELQGKLLRVLQERVIERVGAMRPLPVDVRIIAATNVDLKEMIKKGQFREDLYYRVNVVPVVVPPLRQRREDIPLLVQHFLDIYNKQFHRRIDKISLEVMEYLKDYYWPGNIRELENVIQRLLVISQNPEISVDELPLEVLNAKSVLELMDDKHLNLEKALDRFEQEYIKNILIKTKNCRQEAAELLGIHRNTLANKIKSLGLDNVVGEETE
- a CDS encoding sensor histidine kinase, giving the protein MAFKRLLLSLVPGKIWQQIGLVFAFILTIALILLGYLLINSSRQAVTNSVLRDYEALTRRTARHLSDYVEKPQAILVNTAEIMESVAMSDKDTQRVMLYRMITDYPAWFERVVIVDGAGMETVSSDLDKTANNYLASAVYRDIMAGSKTAVSKVYFSPEHFPYITLGVPLKRLNNLSGMLMAEVKLSGIWKIIDEIKLGGGQAFLVDDQGYTLVHNEEKRVYQGENLKNSKAVQSVLQGASGSLEESSDTPAVCESTAGYSRLQLHRQPNYKDTVKRWLSAYASVNPFGWGLIIRQPVNEAYAFSIAMQQNAIIIIVGAILCAALLSLVIANWIVRPIKKLIVVTGSVAAGDLDQFIESPRHDEVGQLLNSFNLMIQKLKKARRVEKLSNIGIATSKIAHELRHPLVALKTFIQLLPRRYQDEKFIEQFQQTVPQEMARLEKMLTTMTNFSGEHKLNLASYGLRPLVQSCLDLFSEKISQQNVVVNIYCEPDNVATMLDVDKIKQVVINLIQNALDAMPKGGNFNIDIKMCPSVQSGWSEMVKMSFADSGCGMNQTQLANVFEPFHTSKASGLGLGLAICKEIIEQHQGIIEVTSKENQGATFIIKLPLRS
- a CDS encoding SPASM domain-containing protein; amino-acid sequence: MYKLSRFTLFYENYPEPGEYLVYNTRTQAVMAINRQVKDFIDRTVSTNTRRILVSGLSDEEGECVNLLKESGIILDYRVDETRLLEEWFSEMKTRTKPLSATILTTYKCNFACFYCFEERVKQAKSLDGETMQGVIDWIKNKAIEKRVRDVRLMFYGGEPLMNPKAILHIAGVLNAWAREQCLRFSFGMITNGSLIDKDLIERLTGYGLTSLRVTLDGDREHHDRRRPFINGRGSFDSIVAKIDSIIDKVGVEIGGNFDRDNLDSFRKLLDFMDAKGWAGKIQRVLFAPVVARMGDNNDANLSVEMVGCHSLSSDLSEEALKLQKETIARGYKVDSAAVVTTCPMTQDDSTVVIDPHGDIYKCEGFVGRPQFSIGNVRQAKPNQRLEEFNELKPWKSCSECVYMPMCGGGCRLMAQLKHSDYSKPACEIDYYKRIFPQLLKMDYERGAL